ATACCGGCTCCTCCCCCGAGGAGATGTATGCCGCCGTCGCCCAGCCGATCGAAGAGGAGCTGAACAGCGTCGATGGGATTCAGTACTTCGAATCCACTTCGGACAGTTCGGGCGCGATCTCCATCACCGCCACCTTCGAACCGGGCACCGATACGGGGCAGGCGCAGGTCGACGTGCAGAACGCCGTCGCCCGGGTGGAGCCGATCCTGCCGCAGACCGTGACCGATCAGGGCGTCGTCGTCGAAGAGGCGAGCCAAGGCTTCCTCATGGTCGTCGCGCTGACCTCTTCGGACGGATCGCTGAGCGATGTCGCCCTCGGCGACTATCTCAGCCGCAACGTCGTCAACGAAATCCAGCGGACGCCCGGCGTCGGCCGCGCCCAGATCTTCGCCTCCGAAGAGGCGATGCGCATCTGGCTCGATCCCGACAAGCTCACCGGCTACAACCTCTCCACGGCGGATGTCGTCTCGGCGATCTCGGCGCAGAACGCGCGGGTGGCGGCGGGGCGCATCGGCTCGGACCCCAACCCCGAAGGTCAGCAACTGACCGCCACGGTCCTCGTGCGCGGCCAGCTTCAGACCCCCGAGGAGTTCGGCACCATCGTGCTGCGCGCCAATTCCGACGGCTCCACCGTGCGCCTGTCGGATGTGGCCCGGATCGAGATCGGGGCCGACAGCTACAACTTCAACTCGCGGCTGAACGCCCAACCGGCGGCCGCCCTCGGGGTGCAGCTCTCCTCGGACGGGAACGCGCTGCAAACCTCCGAGGCGATCCGCGCCAAGATGGACGAGTTGAAGCAGTATTTCCCCGACAGCGTGGAATACAGCATTCCCTACGACACGACGCCCTTCGTCGCCGCCTCGATCGAGAAGGTGCTGCACACGCTGGTGGAGGCGGTGCTTCTCGTCTTCGTCGTGATGTTCATCTTCTTGCAGAACATCCGCTACACGCTGATCCCGACCATCGTGGTGCCGATCGCGCTGTCGGGGGCGCTGATGGTGATGTTCGTGCTGGGCCTGTCGATCAACGTGCTGACCATGTTCGCCATGGTGCTGGCGATCGGCATCCTCGTCGACGACGCCATCGTCGTGATCGAGAACGTCGAGCGCATCATGGCGCAGGAGGGCCTTGGCCCGAAGGAGGCGACCCGCAAGGCCATGGGCCAGATTCAGGGCGCGATCATCGGCATCACCCTCGTGCTGACGGCGGTGTTCATCCCGATGGCCTTCTTCCCCGGATCGACCGGGATCATCTATCGGCAATTCTCGCTGACGATGGTGTCCTCGATCCTGTTCTCGGCCTTCCTTGCGTTGTCGCTGACGCCGGCGCTCTGCGCCAGCTTCCTCAAGCCGATCAAGGGCCACCATGAGAAGCGGGGCTTCTTCGGCTGGTTCAACCGCCGCTTCGATGCGGGCACCGAACGCTATGGGCGCGGGGTCCGCATGGTGGCGCGCAAATCGCTGCTGATGATGGCGCTGTATCTGGTCATCCTCGGGGTCACGGGCTGGGGCTTCGTGTCGCTGCCCACGTCGTTCCTGCCGAACGAGGATCAGGGCTTCGTCGTCACCGATGTGCAGACCCCGCCCACCGCCAGTTCGCAGCGCACCGATGCCGCGCTGCGTCAGATCGAGCAGTACTATCTGGGCCAAGAGGCCGTCACGAACACGGTGGCGATCCGCGGGTTCTCGTTCTCGGGGCAGGGGGCGACGGCGGGTCTGATGTTCACCACCTTCGCCGATTGGGCCGAACGCGACCAATCCGCCGAGGAGATCGCAAACGCCGCCAACATGGCGCTGTTCGGGATGAAGGACGCGCAGGCCTATTCGCTGTCGCCGCCGCCCATTCCGGGCTTCGGCACCACGGGGGGCTTCTCCTTCCGGCTGGAGGATCGGGGCAGCCGCGGGCAGCAGGCGCTTCAGGCCGCCACGCAGCAGCTGATGCAGGCCGCGCAGGCCAGCGGGCAGGTCGTCGGCCTGCGGGTGGAGGGGCTGCCCGCTGCGGCGCAGCTCTCCGTCACCATCGACCGCGACAAGGCCCAGACCTTCGGGCTGACCTTCGCCGCGATCAACCAGACCATCGCGACCGCCCTCGGATCGTCCTATGTCAACGACTTCCCCAACGGGGGGCGGCAACAGCGGGTGATCGTGCAGGCCGACGCCCCCGCCCGGATGCAGCCCGACGACATCCTCGATCTGACGGTGCAGAACGCCAATGGCGGGATGGTGCCCTTCTCGTCCTTCGCGACGGTGGATTGGAATGTCGGGCCGAGCCAGGTCGTCGGGTATAACGGCTATCCGTCCACCCGCATCGCGGGGCAGGCGGCGCCGGGCGTATCCTCCGGCGCGGCGATTCAGGTGATGCAGGACGCGGCGGCCGATCTGCCGCAGGGCTTCGCCTACGAATGGACCGGCCAGACCGCCGAGGAGATCTCCTCGGGGAACACGATGGTGCTGCTCTTCGGCATGTCGATCCTGTTCGTGTTCCTGCTTCTGGCGGGCCTTTACGAAAGCTGGTCGATCCCGATCGCGGTGATGCTGGTCACGCCGCTCGGCATCATCGGCTGCATCGCGGCGGTGATGCTGCGCGATCTGCCCAACGACATCTACTTCAAGGTGGGTCTGATCGCGATCATCGGTCTGTCGGCGAAAAACGCGATCCTGATCGTGGAATTCGCCAAGGACCTGCGCGCCGAGGGCATGGGCCTGATCGACGCGGCGGTGGAGGCGGCGAAGCTGCGCTTCCGTCCGATCCTGATGACCTCGCTCGCCTTCACCATGGGGGTGGTCCCGCTGG
This DNA window, taken from Falsirhodobacter algicola, encodes the following:
- a CDS encoding efflux RND transporter permease subunit; the protein is MSQFFINRPILAWVISIFIVIAGLLSLQVLPVAQYPAVAPPQISITAVYTGSSPEEMYAAVAQPIEEELNSVDGIQYFESTSDSSGAISITATFEPGTDTGQAQVDVQNAVARVEPILPQTVTDQGVVVEEASQGFLMVVALTSSDGSLSDVALGDYLSRNVVNEIQRTPGVGRAQIFASEEAMRIWLDPDKLTGYNLSTADVVSAISAQNARVAAGRIGSDPNPEGQQLTATVLVRGQLQTPEEFGTIVLRANSDGSTVRLSDVARIEIGADSYNFNSRLNAQPAAALGVQLSSDGNALQTSEAIRAKMDELKQYFPDSVEYSIPYDTTPFVAASIEKVLHTLVEAVLLVFVVMFIFLQNIRYTLIPTIVVPIALSGALMVMFVLGLSINVLTMFAMVLAIGILVDDAIVVIENVERIMAQEGLGPKEATRKAMGQIQGAIIGITLVLTAVFIPMAFFPGSTGIIYRQFSLTMVSSILFSAFLALSLTPALCASFLKPIKGHHEKRGFFGWFNRRFDAGTERYGRGVRMVARKSLLMMALYLVILGVTGWGFVSLPTSFLPNEDQGFVVTDVQTPPTASSQRTDAALRQIEQYYLGQEAVTNTVAIRGFSFSGQGATAGLMFTTFADWAERDQSAEEIANAANMALFGMKDAQAYSLSPPPIPGFGTTGGFSFRLEDRGSRGQQALQAATQQLMQAAQASGQVVGLRVEGLPAAAQLSVTIDRDKAQTFGLTFAAINQTIATALGSSYVNDFPNGGRQQRVIVQADAPARMQPDDILDLTVQNANGGMVPFSSFATVDWNVGPSQVVGYNGYPSTRIAGQAAPGVSSGAAIQVMQDAAADLPQGFAYEWTGQTAEEISSGNTMVLLFGMSILFVFLLLAGLYESWSIPIAVMLVTPLGIIGCIAAVMLRDLPNDIYFKVGLIAIIGLSAKNAILIVEFAKDLRAEGMGLIDAAVEAAKLRFRPILMTSLAFTMGVVPLAIASGASAASQNAIGTGVIGGMISATILAIFFVPVFFVFVLGAVLRIRGRDHDPTRQHPDESAGT